In Leptospira langatensis, a single window of DNA contains:
- a CDS encoding tetratricopeptide repeat protein produces MILCREKILLLFFSSVLVLGTSLQAKEAEAGADENQSIIAPSPEGELPPPPQPTDQSELSRRKYQILALNTETINLLRSNNLSKAQANIEKLKKLDPDCLEFHYLTGAYLYALGRYPQSKKALLKAVELNPGHDPSYYLLGMIFVRRSKWESSVPYFQKAVELANYNPFYRLNMALAYFETGQYIKAKAEAEKGIELKPNYRNAKLVLLKVNFLLGNKAEALAQCKEFAKEGFLHREFAHIYARLTMDLDKNFRKAIKLYNQFPDLSFNEKRFLAHAYFHTSNYRASANTYSVIAGSKILSEEDKINYLRSLVFIRDYRRLELFVSSWMAEEPEKKLKIQEALDVAELIKDNDPKVYHMLPSRNPYNN; encoded by the coding sequence ATGATCCTTTGCAGAGAAAAGATACTTCTTCTTTTCTTTAGTTCCGTTCTTGTCTTGGGGACTTCTTTGCAAGCCAAGGAAGCCGAGGCGGGAGCGGATGAGAACCAGTCGATCATTGCTCCTTCTCCCGAAGGAGAACTTCCTCCTCCTCCGCAACCTACGGATCAGAGCGAACTTTCACGTAGGAAGTACCAGATCCTTGCCTTGAATACGGAAACGATCAATCTATTAAGATCTAATAATCTTTCTAAGGCACAGGCAAATATCGAGAAACTGAAAAAACTGGATCCGGATTGTTTGGAATTCCATTATCTGACGGGCGCTTATTTGTACGCTCTCGGAAGATATCCTCAATCCAAAAAGGCTTTACTCAAGGCCGTAGAATTGAATCCGGGACATGATCCTTCCTATTATTTGCTCGGAATGATCTTCGTAAGAAGAAGCAAATGGGAATCTTCCGTTCCTTATTTCCAGAAAGCAGTGGAGCTTGCGAATTATAATCCTTTCTACCGTTTAAATATGGCTCTTGCGTATTTCGAAACAGGACAGTATATCAAAGCAAAAGCCGAAGCGGAGAAGGGAATAGAACTAAAACCGAATTATAGAAATGCTAAATTAGTTTTATTGAAAGTAAATTTTCTATTGGGGAATAAGGCGGAGGCCTTGGCCCAATGCAAGGAATTCGCTAAAGAAGGATTCTTACATCGGGAATTTGCGCATATCTACGCTCGTCTGACTATGGATCTGGATAAGAATTTCAGAAAAGCGATCAAGCTGTATAACCAATTTCCGGATCTTTCCTTCAATGAGAAACGGTTTCTGGCACATGCATATTTTCATACTTCGAATTACAGGGCTTCCGCCAATACATACTCTGTCATAGCAGGGTCTAAGATCCTGTCCGAAGAGGACAAGATCAACTATCTTCGCTCTTTAGTCTTCATCCGAGATTATAGAAGATTGGAATTATTCGTAAGTTCTTGGATGGCGGAAGAACCGGAAAAGAAACTCAAGATCCAAGAAGCGTTGGATGTTGCTGAACTGATCAAAGATAACGATCCGAAAGTCTATCATATGCTTCCTTCTAGAAATCCTTACAATAATTGA
- a CDS encoding STAS domain-containing protein, with protein sequence MAEHSEIIEIKPELTALFNDYYAFRNELMDAIAKKPKKIVLDLGKIPVMNSISISSLVWFCKNAKSEGIEIDIREIHPDLLKTFEVLKIDEYFQRI encoded by the coding sequence ATGGCAGAACATTCGGAGATTATCGAGATCAAACCGGAACTAACAGCCCTTTTCAATGACTATTATGCGTTCAGAAACGAGCTGATGGACGCGATCGCCAAAAAACCCAAGAAAATCGTCTTGGATCTGGGCAAAATCCCTGTGATGAACTCTATCTCCATCAGTTCCTTGGTTTGGTTCTGTAAAAACGCCAAATCGGAAGGAATAGAGATCGATATCCGAGAGATCCATCCGGATCTTCTGAAAACCTTCGAAGTATTGAAGATAGACGAGTACTTTCAGCGAATTTAA
- a CDS encoding helix-turn-helix domain-containing protein, translated as MSDLFGWFLDGLILFGGFLSLLLFVGEFPSDRRNLFQVFLALTLASIGCMQLSSSLVLNQNSGQDQALKFWTLPLLYLPPAFAFLTVLSLSEDDFRFRSRHLIFFLPSLLALGASIYFRSSGEYVRPPWNFGIGSGPAFSGLGLLYLGAGFFSLSFSFPILKALLVIKEARAKFLFTIFCLDSLLVSVLGILGLLYHPIFLKLSLVVVSLAVSLVYYIRRKYFDLPEVLRSDLIQAKYARSRLQGMNTEPILENLDRLFYAEKLHRREDLTLAELAKELSITSHQLSELLNNRLGKGYFSFINQHRIEDAKELLKGTDKTVLEIAMTVGFNNRSSFNEAFLRITQKTPISFRKMYKPL; from the coding sequence ATGTCCGATCTGTTTGGTTGGTTCCTTGATGGGCTCATTCTATTTGGAGGATTCCTATCTCTTCTTCTCTTTGTAGGAGAATTTCCTTCGGATAGAAGGAACCTATTCCAAGTATTTTTAGCACTTACTCTAGCAAGCATAGGTTGTATGCAGCTTTCTAGTTCGTTGGTATTGAACCAAAATTCTGGCCAAGACCAGGCCTTGAAATTTTGGACCCTACCCTTGCTCTATCTTCCACCGGCCTTTGCTTTTCTCACGGTTCTATCTCTTTCCGAAGACGATTTTAGATTCCGAAGTCGGCATCTTATTTTCTTTTTACCTAGCCTGCTAGCGCTCGGAGCTTCGATCTATTTTAGAAGTAGCGGAGAATATGTAAGACCTCCTTGGAATTTTGGGATCGGTTCGGGTCCTGCTTTTTCCGGGTTAGGACTCCTCTACTTAGGCGCAGGTTTTTTTTCTCTTAGCTTTTCCTTCCCTATCTTGAAGGCGCTTTTAGTAATAAAAGAAGCTAGGGCCAAATTCCTATTCACGATCTTCTGCTTGGATTCGCTTCTAGTTTCCGTTCTAGGGATCTTAGGTTTGCTATACCATCCGATCTTCTTGAAGCTTTCTCTCGTTGTTGTTTCTCTCGCAGTTTCTCTAGTATATTATATACGTAGAAAGTATTTCGATCTTCCGGAAGTGTTGCGTTCCGACTTGATACAGGCTAAATATGCGCGTTCTAGGCTCCAAGGTATGAACACCGAACCGATCCTGGAAAATTTAGATCGTCTATTTTACGCGGAGAAGTTGCATAGAAGGGAAGATCTGACCCTTGCCGAACTCGCCAAGGAACTTTCCATCACATCGCATCAATTGTCGGAACTATTAAACAACCGCTTAGGCAAAGGATACTTTTCTTTTATCAATCAGCATAGGATAGAGGATGCAAAGGAACTTCTTAAAGGAACAGACAAAACAGTTCTAGAGATTGCGATGACGGTCGGGTTCAATAACCGCTCTTCCTTTAATGAGGCTTTTTTAAGGATTACCCAAAAAACTCCGATTTCCTTTCGAAAAATGTATAAGCCTTTATAA
- the queD gene encoding 6-carboxytetrahydropterin synthase QueD, which translates to MEEIELTKEFRFDAAHFLPNVPEGHKCRRMHGHSFRFKIHLKGQIDKHTGWLMDFAEVSKVVKPLLENHLDHYLLNEVQGLENPTSENISVWLWKKLKPELPLLHRITLHETCTSACVYDGPAE; encoded by the coding sequence ATGGAAGAAATAGAACTCACCAAAGAATTTCGCTTCGACGCGGCCCATTTTCTCCCCAACGTACCGGAAGGTCATAAGTGCAGAAGAATGCACGGTCATAGCTTTCGCTTCAAGATCCATCTGAAAGGTCAGATCGATAAACATACCGGTTGGCTCATGGACTTCGCAGAAGTCAGCAAGGTAGTGAAACCTCTTCTGGAAAATCATTTAGACCATTATCTTTTGAACGAAGTACAAGGTTTAGAAAATCCAACGAGTGAGAATATCAGTGTTTGGCTTTGGAAGAAATTGAAACCGGAACTTCCTCTTCTGCACAGGATCACTCTTCACGAAACCTGCACAAGCGCCTGCGTATATGACGGCCCCGCTGAATAG
- the queC gene encoding 7-cyano-7-deazaguanine synthase QueC has product MKSERPSSKSNGVRKSSKLPKAVVLFSGGLDSTTCLYKAIQDGYSPTALSFDYNQKHKEELRSAKKIAKLLGIPHLIQKLQPDFFQGSSLTEKKIRVPKNALGHTKIPNTYVPGRNILFLSFGVSLAEGISAERLYIGVNALDYSGYPDCRPEFIKAYAEAIRLGTKMGAEGNPLEICTPLQYLDKKEIVLLGSRLGVPFSLTHSCYDPIQGKPCGKCDSCLLRKKGFQEAGIPEK; this is encoded by the coding sequence ATGAAGTCAGAAAGACCTTCTTCTAAATCGAACGGCGTTCGAAAAAGTTCCAAGCTCCCAAAAGCTGTCGTACTTTTTTCGGGAGGCTTAGATTCCACTACTTGTCTTTATAAAGCGATCCAAGACGGTTATTCCCCTACTGCTCTTTCCTTCGATTATAACCAAAAGCATAAGGAAGAATTAAGATCCGCAAAGAAGATCGCAAAACTCTTAGGCATTCCTCATCTCATTCAAAAACTACAACCGGACTTCTTTCAAGGTTCTTCCTTAACGGAGAAGAAGATCCGAGTTCCTAAGAATGCTTTGGGCCATACAAAGATCCCGAACACCTATGTGCCCGGCAGGAATATCTTATTTTTATCCTTCGGTGTTTCTTTGGCGGAAGGGATTTCTGCCGAACGCCTGTACATTGGTGTAAACGCTTTGGATTACTCCGGTTATCCGGATTGCAGACCCGAATTCATCAAGGCTTATGCCGAGGCGATCCGTTTGGGAACCAAGATGGGAGCCGAAGGAAATCCTCTCGAGATCTGCACTCCCTTGCAATACTTGGATAAGAAAGAGATCGTTCTTTTAGGTTCTCGTTTGGGTGTTCCCTTCTCCCTTACACATTCTTGCTATGATCCGATCCAGGGCAAACCTTGCGGAAAATGCGACTCCTGCTTGCTTCGAAAAAAGGGTTTTCAGGAAGCAGGCATCCCAGAAAAGTGA
- the flgB gene encoding flagellar basal body rod protein FlgB, protein MFQKTLFMKTQDLLERGMNTASLKRRVISDNIANADVPHFKRSEVVFESMIKRALESEKIEESKAIPTRIEDERHISFFTPLDYRTVKPKAQVDYLTTMRADGNNVDPEKEVVDASNSQMQYMMMSERLNANFRDLKNVMRLA, encoded by the coding sequence ATGTTCCAAAAAACCCTTTTCATGAAGACCCAGGACCTGTTGGAAAGAGGAATGAATACCGCTTCTTTAAAAAGAAGGGTAATTTCCGATAACATCGCAAATGCAGATGTTCCTCATTTCAAGAGAAGTGAAGTAGTTTTCGAATCCATGATAAAGCGAGCGTTGGAATCCGAGAAGATCGAGGAATCCAAAGCAATTCCTACGCGTATCGAAGACGAACGTCATATATCATTTTTTACTCCATTAGATTATCGTACCGTAAAACCGAAGGCCCAGGTAGACTACCTGACTACAATGAGAGCCGATGGGAATAACGTGGATCCTGAAAAGGAAGTCGTGGATGCATCCAATTCCCAAATGCAGTACATGATGATGTCAGAAAGACTGAATGCGAACTTCAGGGATTTAAAGAACGTAATGAGGCTAGCCTAA
- the flgC gene encoding flagellar basal body rod protein FlgC → MGLFTAINTSATGLSAQRLRMDVIGNNIANATTTRNTNGDGPFRRDRVVLTPVNLRTQWRSPVYPFGLDAGEGRGVKVMKIEKDMSPLRLVYDPTHPDSIQIGPKKGYVEMPNVNIVTEMTDMISASRSYEANVQMINGSKAMFNKALEIGRA, encoded by the coding sequence ATGGGACTTTTTACTGCAATCAATACTTCCGCCACCGGGCTTTCCGCACAAAGGCTCCGGATGGACGTTATCGGAAACAATATCGCGAACGCCACTACGACTCGTAATACGAACGGAGATGGACCGTTTCGTAGGGACAGAGTCGTTCTCACTCCGGTCAATCTCAGGACCCAATGGAGAAGTCCTGTCTATCCTTTCGGCCTAGACGCTGGCGAAGGAAGAGGAGTAAAGGTAATGAAGATCGAGAAGGACATGAGCCCTCTCCGATTGGTTTACGACCCGACCCACCCGGATTCCATACAGATCGGTCCTAAAAAAGGCTATGTAGAAATGCCGAACGTAAATATAGTCACCGAAATGACGGACATGATCTCTGCTTCACGTTCCTACGAGGCAAACGTACAGATGATCAACGGCTCCAAGGCAATGTTCAATAAGGCTCTGGAAATCGGAAGAGCGTAA
- a CDS encoding cation diffusion facilitator family transporter gives MHGHHHSHEDHDHDHSHPFGHHHGPEPENSRAFLYAFVLNFGFALVEFVGGYFFQSLAILSDSLHDLGDSGFLALAWIFQKIANKPRTQTFTFGYKRLSLSAALVNSFVLFVGSLAILFFAVGKLQSPASPNGWGMFGLSILGVIVNGAALLKLKGASGLNAKTAFLHLLEDVLGWVAVLIGSIAVITLGWGWVDPFLSILISLWVGFQSFRNLRKILLLHLQSSPEGIDTKALQDRILKLKGVQSVHDLHLWSMDGDYHVLTLHVGMKGTSILEAQKLKEKIRTISQEFHIPHATVEVEPAGAACPYQEC, from the coding sequence ATGCACGGGCATCACCATTCTCACGAGGATCATGACCACGACCATTCTCATCCGTTCGGTCATCATCATGGACCGGAGCCGGAGAATTCCCGAGCATTTTTATACGCGTTCGTACTCAACTTCGGATTCGCTTTAGTTGAATTCGTAGGAGGATATTTCTTCCAAAGTCTTGCGATCTTATCCGATTCCTTACACGATCTAGGCGATAGCGGCTTCTTGGCATTAGCTTGGATCTTCCAAAAGATTGCGAATAAACCTAGAACCCAGACTTTTACCTTCGGCTACAAACGACTCAGTCTTTCCGCAGCACTTGTGAACTCTTTCGTCCTATTTGTAGGTTCTCTCGCAATCCTCTTCTTTGCAGTCGGCAAATTGCAATCTCCTGCTTCTCCGAACGGTTGGGGAATGTTCGGTCTTTCCATATTAGGTGTGATCGTAAACGGAGCGGCGCTTCTCAAATTAAAAGGCGCGTCCGGATTGAATGCAAAGACCGCCTTCTTGCATCTGCTCGAAGACGTATTAGGTTGGGTCGCAGTGCTTATCGGAAGTATTGCAGTCATCACTCTGGGTTGGGGCTGGGTGGATCCTTTCCTTTCCATCCTCATTTCTCTTTGGGTGGGTTTTCAATCGTTTCGTAATTTACGAAAAATTTTATTACTTCACTTGCAATCTTCTCCTGAAGGGATCGATACAAAGGCATTGCAAGATCGTATCTTAAAACTGAAAGGCGTCCAATCCGTTCACGATCTTCATCTCTGGTCCATGGACGGGGATTATCATGTACTCACTCTGCATGTGGGAATGAAGGGAACTTCTATCCTAGAAGCCCAAAAGCTAAAGGAGAAGATCCGAACGATCAGCCAAGAATTCCATATTCCTCACGCCACGGTAGAGGTGGAACCTGCCGGGGCCGCATGTCCGTACCAAGAATGCTAA
- a CDS encoding DUF4345 family protein encodes MQTHTISTTGRSETSPWIGLITKVFLGMNLAVYLAFTIAFFLFPVPLAGMIGLSVHSSAALADLRAMYGGMCFGVGLLIFYGLNKEDFKIPAILLSVASAGGLFLARLYTLLLDGPGNEYIYLSMITEIGSVCIGLWLLKKR; translated from the coding sequence ATGCAAACACATACAATCTCTACGACAGGCAGATCAGAGACTTCGCCTTGGATCGGCTTAATAACTAAGGTCTTTCTCGGGATGAACCTTGCCGTTTATCTCGCATTTACGATCGCTTTCTTCCTGTTTCCGGTCCCTTTGGCGGGAATGATCGGACTCTCCGTCCATTCCAGCGCGGCATTAGCGGATCTTAGAGCGATGTATGGAGGAATGTGCTTCGGAGTAGGACTGCTGATCTTTTACGGTTTGAACAAAGAGGATTTTAAGATCCCGGCGATCTTACTTTCCGTTGCCAGCGCGGGAGGTCTTTTTCTAGCAAGACTCTATACACTGTTATTGGATGGTCCCGGAAACGAATACATTTATCTAAGCATGATCACCGAGATCGGCTCGGTCTGTATAGGACTCTGGCTCTTGAAGAAACGATAA
- a CDS encoding YbaN family protein: MAQEFKDYSDEVRLHRYSIVRYLLVIVGTISLVLGIIGIFTPVLPTTPFLLLTAACYARASQKFYNWLMNNKYFGNFIRDWRIHKAIPLKAKIIAVASIVITMTISAIFAPIIYVRIGMAIIGICVIVYILRFPTKKKED; encoded by the coding sequence TTGGCTCAAGAATTCAAGGATTATAGCGACGAAGTTAGATTGCACAGGTACAGCATTGTGCGTTATCTGCTCGTCATCGTTGGGACTATTTCTCTTGTACTCGGGATTATCGGGATATTTACCCCAGTACTTCCTACGACTCCGTTTTTGCTCTTAACGGCAGCCTGTTATGCCCGAGCCTCTCAGAAATTTTACAATTGGCTGATGAACAATAAGTACTTTGGGAATTTTATCCGGGACTGGAGAATTCACAAAGCCATCCCGCTTAAGGCAAAGATCATCGCGGTCGCTTCTATTGTGATCACAATGACTATAAGTGCGATCTTTGCCCCCATTATCTATGTGCGGATCGGAATGGCAATCATAGGGATCTGCGTGATCGTTTATATCCTACGTTTTCCTACTAAGAAGAAGGAAGACTGA
- the fliE gene encoding flagellar hook-basal body complex protein FliE, whose amino-acid sequence MQVDFNSKLWYTYNSGYSDSRFPLSPKGDKVSVNVQDDRHYADVKEPVSPDFVAESFSEAMRNAFQSVNDLQVEADNLTQKMVYDPNSVDAHEVMIASEKARVALTFTKTLADGVVRAYRDLTSMR is encoded by the coding sequence ATGCAAGTAGACTTCAATTCCAAACTATGGTACACTTATAATTCAGGTTATTCCGATTCCCGTTTTCCTCTTTCTCCAAAAGGAGATAAGGTGAGCGTAAATGTACAAGACGATCGTCATTACGCCGACGTAAAAGAGCCTGTCTCTCCCGATTTCGTTGCCGAAAGCTTTTCGGAAGCGATGAGAAACGCATTTCAATCCGTAAACGATCTGCAAGTAGAAGCAGATAATCTGACCCAAAAAATGGTCTATGATCCGAACAGCGTGGACGCTCACGAAGTCATGATCGCATCCGAGAAAGCGAGAGTGGCGCTGACCTTCACCAAAACATTGGCTGATGGTGTAGTCAGAGCTTATAGAGATCTCACTTCGATGAGATAA
- a CDS encoding NAD(P) transhydrogenase subunit alpha, whose product MEQFVSYLTIFLIAVFVGIEVINRIPPLLHTPLMSGSNAISGITIIGAILTLHASHSWIIQVLGFIAIVGATINVIGGFVVTHRMLGMFKKKD is encoded by the coding sequence ATGGAACAGTTCGTAAGCTACCTGACGATATTCTTGATCGCAGTATTCGTAGGAATCGAGGTTATCAACCGTATTCCTCCTCTTTTACATACCCCTCTTATGTCAGGCTCGAACGCTATTTCGGGAATTACCATTATCGGGGCCATCTTAACTCTTCATGCTTCTCACAGTTGGATCATACAAGTTCTAGGATTTATCGCAATCGTGGGCGCGACCATCAACGTGATCGGAGGGTTCGTAGTAACTCACCGCATGTTGGGAATGTTCAAGAAAAAGGATTAA
- a CDS encoding LIC10301 family lipoprotein, which yields MKKILFSLLIFSFAIGCSAPIQERILGIWERTSTCTPEGQCQDAVAGKASKLTLLRPGLAIYENPEDSEKQRKIEYELFEKNTKSNSPELLFRFLNLGFQIRYIILKADRDKLELFNPDLNNTEIYKKVGVVAE from the coding sequence ATGAAAAAAATTCTTTTTTCTCTCCTGATCTTTTCCTTTGCGATCGGTTGTTCCGCTCCTATACAGGAAAGGATCCTTGGGATCTGGGAAAGAACCTCCACTTGCACTCCTGAAGGACAATGCCAAGACGCCGTCGCAGGCAAGGCTTCTAAGCTGACCCTTCTTCGTCCCGGACTTGCGATCTATGAAAATCCGGAAGATTCCGAAAAGCAAAGAAAGATCGAATACGAGTTATTCGAGAAGAATACGAAATCCAATTCTCCGGAGCTATTGTTCCGTTTCCTGAATCTAGGCTTTCAGATCCGCTACATTATCCTGAAAGCGGATAGGGATAAATTGGAGCTTTTCAATCCGGATCTGAACAATACGGAGATCTATAAGAAGGTTGGCGTCGTAGCCGAATGA
- a CDS encoding NAD(P)(+) transhydrogenase (Re/Si-specific) subunit beta yields the protein MEKAYINLLYLVSSILFIIGLKLLSHPKTAVRGNFTGAFGMFLAVVGVFLEYGTIERSDIILIGSAILVGTAIGAYIALKVEMTGMPQLVALLNGLGGLASFLVGGNSLMEILETGKNTELLNNLQFTISTAATGIIGAVTLTGSLIAFGKLQGLVSEKAVRYFGDQIVKVLFLIGAIYLGYLNVTQPTKIEWYWYVVLVSSILGVLLVMPIGGADMPVVIALLNSYSGLAASATGFVLGNNVLIISGSLVGASGILLTQIMCKAMNRSLPNVLFGGWGAAASSAPSGDIYAGKTKATSAEEVAMLLDMAQRVVIVPGYGMAVAQAQHAVRELYNQLTDKNIEVEFAIHPVAGRMPGHMNVLLAEADIPYDKMKEMDEINPTFNTVDVVIINGANDVVNPLAKTDPGSPIAGMPILDVDKAKTIIVIKRSLSPGFAGVPNPLFIQDNCLMYFQDGKKATQEIVTALKET from the coding sequence ATGGAAAAAGCGTACATCAACCTCCTTTATCTAGTCTCCAGTATCCTTTTCATTATCGGATTAAAACTTCTATCTCACCCTAAGACTGCAGTGAGAGGGAACTTTACCGGAGCATTCGGTATGTTCCTAGCAGTGGTGGGAGTATTCTTAGAATACGGAACCATAGAGCGCAGCGATATCATTCTGATCGGCTCGGCTATCTTAGTAGGAACTGCGATCGGAGCGTATATCGCTCTGAAAGTGGAAATGACAGGAATGCCTCAACTAGTTGCTCTATTAAACGGCTTGGGCGGACTAGCTTCCTTCTTAGTCGGTGGGAACTCCCTTATGGAGATCCTGGAAACCGGAAAGAACACCGAACTGCTGAATAATCTTCAGTTCACCATTTCTACTGCAGCAACTGGTATCATCGGTGCGGTAACCTTGACCGGTTCCTTAATCGCTTTCGGAAAACTACAAGGCTTGGTTTCTGAGAAAGCTGTCCGCTACTTCGGAGATCAGATCGTAAAAGTTCTCTTCTTGATCGGAGCCATTTATTTAGGATACCTGAACGTTACCCAACCTACTAAGATCGAATGGTATTGGTACGTCGTCCTTGTTTCTTCCATCTTAGGAGTTCTATTAGTAATGCCTATCGGTGGCGCCGATATGCCGGTAGTGATCGCGCTTCTGAACTCTTATTCCGGACTTGCTGCTTCCGCAACCGGATTCGTATTAGGAAATAATGTTCTTATCATCTCCGGATCTCTTGTAGGAGCTTCCGGGATCCTACTCACACAGATCATGTGTAAGGCAATGAACCGTTCCCTTCCGAACGTTCTATTCGGAGGATGGGGAGCTGCGGCTTCTTCTGCTCCGTCTGGAGATATTTACGCTGGTAAGACCAAAGCTACTTCCGCAGAAGAAGTGGCAATGTTACTGGATATGGCGCAAAGAGTCGTAATCGTTCCTGGTTATGGAATGGCGGTGGCTCAAGCCCAACACGCAGTCCGTGAACTTTATAACCAGCTCACCGACAAGAATATCGAAGTTGAATTTGCGATCCACCCGGTTGCGGGAAGGATGCCTGGACACATGAACGTTCTTTTGGCAGAAGCGGATATTCCTTACGATAAAATGAAGGAAATGGACGAGATCAATCCTACCTTCAATACCGTAGACGTTGTGATCATCAACGGAGCGAACGACGTGGTAAACCCTCTGGCTAAAACAGATCCAGGTTCACCAATCGCAGGTATGCCGATCCTGGATGTAGACAAGGCAAAGACGATCATTGTGATCAAACGTTCCTTGAGCCCGGGATTTGCGGGAGTTCCAAACCCACTCTTTATCCAAGATAATTGTCTTATGTATTTCCAAGATGGAAAGAAAGCCACTCAGGAAATCGTAACAGCTCTCAAAGAGACCTGA